One segment of Niabella beijingensis DNA contains the following:
- the queA gene encoding tRNA preQ1(34) S-adenosylmethionine ribosyltransferase-isomerase QueA has product MKLSQFQFDLPLNLIAQHPTKKREDARMMVVHRQTGQMENKNFRDILDYFDDKDVFVVNNTKVFPARMYGRKEKTGAKIEVFLLRELNKQNRLWDVIVDPARKIRVGNKLYFGENEELVAEVIDNTTSRGRTIRFLWEGSEEGFKAQLEALGETPLPKYIKRKPDDEDKERYQTVYAKHEGAVAAPTAGLHFSRELIKRLEIKGIRFAEVTLHTGLGTFRPIEVEDLSKHKMDAEYYHIDDMACRIVNKAKEGGRRICSIGTTTMRAMESSFTAQKLLKPSEGWTNMFIHPPYDFNIANALVTNFHLPKTSLMIMTSAFAGYELTIEAYKKAIKDKYRFFSYGDALLII; this is encoded by the coding sequence ATGAAGCTTTCACAATTTCAATTTGATTTACCGCTAAACCTTATTGCGCAACATCCCACCAAAAAGAGAGAAGATGCCCGCATGATGGTGGTACACCGCCAGACCGGACAGATGGAAAATAAGAACTTTCGGGACATTCTGGATTATTTCGATGACAAGGATGTTTTTGTGGTGAACAATACCAAGGTGTTTCCTGCCCGGATGTATGGCCGCAAAGAAAAAACCGGTGCCAAGATCGAGGTATTCCTTTTAAGAGAATTAAATAAGCAGAACCGTCTTTGGGACGTGATCGTTGACCCGGCCCGCAAGATCCGGGTGGGCAATAAGCTGTATTTCGGAGAGAATGAAGAGCTGGTTGCCGAGGTGATCGACAATACCACCAGCCGCGGACGTACCATCCGCTTCCTCTGGGAGGGATCAGAGGAAGGTTTTAAGGCACAACTGGAAGCCCTGGGAGAAACCCCGTTGCCGAAATATATCAAAAGAAAGCCGGATGATGAGGATAAAGAGCGCTATCAGACCGTTTATGCCAAACATGAAGGAGCCGTTGCTGCACCTACAGCAGGACTGCATTTCAGCCGCGAGCTGATCAAGCGCCTGGAGATTAAAGGGATCCGTTTTGCTGAAGTGACCCTTCATACCGGACTGGGAACTTTCCGTCCGATTGAGGTGGAAGACCTGAGCAAGCACAAAATGGATGCAGAATATTATCATATCGACGACATGGCCTGCCGCATTGTGAACAAGGCAAAGGAAGGCGGCCGCCGTATCTGCTCTATCGGTACCACAACTATGCGGGCAATGGAATCCTCTTTTACCGCACAGAAATTGCTGAAACCTTCAGAAGGGTGGACCAATATGTTCATTCATCCTCCCTATGATTTTAATATTGCGAATGCGCTGGTGACCAATTTTCACCTGCCCAAGACCAGCCTGATGATCATGACCAGTGCTTTTGCGGGGTATGAGCTGACCATTGAGGCCTATAAAAAGGCGATAAAAGACAAGTACCGCTTCTTCAGCTACGGGGATGCGTTGCTGATCATCTGA
- a CDS encoding murein hydrolase activator EnvC family protein, giving the protein MFKIKNWLWVGFVLISGTGFAQDDIKTTLRKERATILNEVNEIQRTYNSTRTVSREAMVQLTTLNRKIEGQERYIVSMSRQPGFFNLEESQDNDREVGRIKKAIETLRDHYYHPETDAPPVAKQTNEPPPEPAPQRQYPTLPPQHHAAFPVSNAALTGDFGLYRGQIPYPLEKGTVTQGFGRFKIEGSGPDIVGDNPGCTFSAPVNTPVKAVFEGDVISVSKLGGMFYVVVRHGRYVTAYSNLASSAVVKGSKVKTGQMIGTVGRDDETGYGKLDFILMFDDRNLDPKTWFVPMTQ; this is encoded by the coding sequence ATGTTTAAGATAAAAAATTGGCTTTGGGTGGGCTTTGTATTGATAAGCGGAACCGGATTTGCCCAGGACGACATCAAAACTACCTTGCGCAAAGAGCGGGCAACGATCCTGAATGAGGTGAACGAGATACAACGGACCTATAACAGTACCAGGACGGTTTCAAGGGAGGCGATGGTCCAGCTGACAACACTCAACCGCAAGATCGAAGGACAGGAGCGCTATATCGTCAGCATGTCGCGTCAGCCGGGCTTCTTTAATCTGGAAGAGAGCCAGGACAATGACCGGGAGGTCGGCCGCATCAAAAAAGCCATTGAGACCTTAAGGGATCATTATTACCACCCCGAAACCGATGCCCCCCCGGTAGCCAAACAAACAAACGAGCCGCCACCGGAACCGGCACCCCAGCGGCAATACCCCACACTTCCCCCGCAGCACCATGCCGCTTTCCCGGTAAGCAATGCTGCTCTGACCGGCGATTTCGGATTGTACCGCGGGCAGATCCCCTACCCGCTTGAAAAAGGCACGGTTACACAGGGTTTCGGGCGGTTTAAAATTGAAGGCTCCGGACCGGATATTGTGGGTGATAATCCCGGCTGTACGTTCTCCGCCCCGGTGAATACACCGGTAAAAGCCGTTTTTGAAGGGGATGTGATCAGTGTTTCCAAGCTCGGCGGGATGTTTTATGTGGTGGTACGTCACGGACGGTATGTTACCGCCTACAGCAACCTTGCAAGTTCTGCCGTTGTAAAGGGATCAAAAGTAAAGACCGGCCAGATGATCGGCACCGTGGGGCGTGATGATGAAACCGGTTACGGGAAACTGGATTTTATCCTGATGTTTGACGACAGGAACCTGGACCCCAAAACCTGGTTTGTTCCGATGACACAATAA
- a CDS encoding DUF4292 domain-containing protein has product MKYFTLFLATALILASCNSAKKAQRTAPPVADSSVKVETASTEDTDEKKDTAAAMESISVVLEKLNHIEYNTFSGRAGVTYKAKGDTKNFDIKLQIHKDSLIWASVIGPLGIEVARGIITQDSVRIINKLNKQYISSSYVYLQEQLGLPLDLGTLQDLLVGNPVFIDKTNSSYTKLDDTLQVTSRTKFFRNLLNAMLPDYLPAVSKLEDVDAGRNRSAELTYGSYEKVANAQFPKSRTINVKYKTDIEIQLDYKSYTFDEALNTPFSVPKGYKVKK; this is encoded by the coding sequence ATGAAATACTTTACCCTGTTTTTAGCCACCGCTCTTATCCTGGCCTCCTGTAATTCGGCAAAAAAGGCACAGCGCACTGCCCCCCCGGTTGCGGATTCTTCCGTAAAGGTGGAAACCGCTTCCACAGAGGATACTGATGAGAAAAAGGATACCGCGGCGGCTATGGAAAGCATTTCGGTTGTTCTCGAAAAGCTCAATCATATCGAATACAACACGTTTTCCGGCCGGGCGGGTGTTACCTATAAGGCAAAGGGCGACACAAAGAACTTTGATATCAAGCTTCAGATCCATAAGGACAGCCTCATCTGGGCATCCGTGATCGGACCGCTGGGCATCGAAGTGGCCAGGGGGATCATCACACAGGATTCTGTTCGTATAATTAATAAGCTGAACAAACAATATATTTCCTCCAGCTACGTTTATTTACAGGAGCAACTGGGACTGCCGCTTGATTTGGGTACCCTCCAGGACCTTCTGGTAGGAAATCCGGTCTTTATCGACAAAACCAACAGCAGTTACACCAAACTGGATGATACCCTCCAGGTTACCAGCCGCACAAAATTTTTCAGGAACCTGCTCAATGCCATGTTGCCCGATTATTTGCCGGCGGTAAGCAAACTGGAAGACGTGGATGCCGGCAGGAACCGTTCTGCGGAACTGACTTATGGCAGCTATGAGAAAGTGGCCAATGCCCAGTTCCCGAAATCAAGAACCATAAATGTAAAATATAAAACAGATATAGAAATTCAACTGGACTATAAATCATACACCTTTGATGAAGCGTTAAATACGCCATTCTCGGTACCAAAGGGTTACAAGGTAAAAAAGTAG
- the dut gene encoding dUTP diphosphatase, producing the protein MASIEIKIINQSSNPLPGYATTGASGMDIRAHLEAPVTLKSLERALIPTGIFMEIPEGYEVQVRPRSGLAIKQGLTCLNTPGTIDADYRGEVKVILINLSNEEQVIQHGDRVAQLVVQKVEKAGWVETASLSETVRAAGGFGHTGKQ; encoded by the coding sequence ATGGCCTCAATTGAAATAAAGATCATCAATCAGTCATCCAATCCGTTACCCGGTTATGCAACAACCGGCGCCTCCGGTATGGATATCAGAGCACATCTGGAAGCCCCCGTTACCTTAAAATCCCTGGAACGGGCATTGATCCCCACTGGCATTTTTATGGAGATACCTGAAGGATATGAAGTACAGGTACGACCCCGCAGCGGCCTGGCCATCAAGCAGGGGCTTACCTGTTTGAACACGCCGGGGACCATCGATGCCGATTACCGGGGAGAGGTAAAAGTAATATTGATCAATCTTTCCAACGAAGAGCAGGTAATTCAGCACGGAGACCGCGTTGCCCAGCTGGTAGTGCAAAAAGTGGAAAAGGCAGGATGGGTGGAAACCGCCTCCCTGAGTGAAACCGTAAGGGCGGCAGGAGGATTTGGCCATACCGGCAAGCAATAA
- the ispF gene encoding 2-C-methyl-D-erythritol 2,4-cyclodiphosphate synthase has product MSFRIGSGIDFHQFAEGRALWIGGIQIPHHKGALGHSDADVLLHAICDALLGALSLGDIGVHFPNNDPRYKDIDSKILLTETMRLITEKGYQVVNVDSTLCLQEPKIKKYVPTMQETIAGILAVSVADISVKATTTEEMGAIGREEGLMAMATVLLQKI; this is encoded by the coding sequence ATGTCATTCAGAATCGGATCAGGGATCGATTTCCACCAGTTTGCGGAAGGACGCGCATTATGGATCGGCGGTATTCAGATACCGCATCATAAAGGTGCATTGGGCCACAGCGACGCGGACGTATTGCTGCATGCCATCTGCGATGCATTGCTGGGCGCATTAAGTCTGGGCGATATAGGCGTGCACTTTCCCAATAATGATCCCCGGTATAAGGACATCGACAGTAAGATCCTTTTAACGGAAACAATGCGGCTCATTACAGAAAAAGGGTACCAGGTGGTGAATGTGGACAGCACCCTCTGCCTGCAGGAGCCCAAGATAAAAAAATACGTCCCTACCATGCAGGAAACGATCGCCGGTATACTGGCCGTCTCCGTTGCCGATATCTCCGTAAAAGCCACTACCACCGAGGAAATGGGCGCTATCGGCCGTGAAGAAGGGCTGATGGCGATGGCCACCGTTTTGTTACAAAAAATATAA
- a CDS encoding UDP-N-acetylmuramoyl-tripeptide--D-alanyl-D-alanine ligase yields MNTAALYQVYLSHPHVQTDTRRIQEGELFFALKGPNFNGNRFAQQAVDAGAAKVIIDEAAYEIPGKTILVPDVLHALQQLAAHHRAQFPFPVIAITGSNGKTTTKELIHAVLSTTYKTYTTTGNLNNHIGVPLTLLKIKNDVQLAVIEMGANHLEEIKGYCAVARPTHGLITNAGKAHLEGFGSVEGVKKGKGELYDFLRERGDGTAFVMWDYDYLREMSRGIPRIVRYGTTDADIKGNATGNGGFLTVELEQPFTAPINTQLVGDYNLPNVLAAVAVGAHFDVPPDKIRKAIEHYTPSNSRSQLMEKGSNKIILDAYNANPSSMKLAIENLAKMEGEKKILMLGAMAEMGAATETEHRHIVQLIEQHAWNDVILVGKPFERYKEQFRYFETSGEAAEWVREHKPENALLLVKGSRSSQMEKVVEGM; encoded by the coding sequence ATGAATACGGCAGCTTTATACCAGGTATACCTGAGCCATCCCCATGTGCAGACCGATACGCGCAGGATACAGGAGGGGGAATTGTTTTTCGCACTGAAGGGCCCGAATTTTAACGGCAACCGGTTTGCGCAGCAGGCCGTGGATGCCGGTGCCGCAAAAGTGATCATTGATGAAGCCGCATATGAGATACCGGGAAAAACGATCCTGGTTCCGGATGTATTGCATGCATTGCAGCAGCTGGCGGCTCACCATCGCGCGCAGTTTCCGTTCCCCGTAATTGCCATAACCGGCAGTAATGGAAAGACCACCACCAAAGAGCTGATCCATGCAGTGCTGAGTACTACCTATAAGACCTATACCACAACAGGGAATCTCAATAACCATATCGGGGTGCCGCTCACCCTGCTGAAGATTAAAAATGATGTGCAGCTGGCCGTGATCGAAATGGGCGCCAACCACCTGGAGGAGATAAAAGGATACTGTGCGGTGGCCCGGCCCACGCATGGCCTGATCACCAATGCAGGTAAGGCCCACCTGGAGGGTTTTGGCAGCGTAGAAGGCGTAAAGAAAGGGAAGGGTGAGCTGTATGATTTTTTAAGAGAGCGCGGCGACGGGACGGCTTTTGTGATGTGGGATTATGATTATCTCCGGGAAATGAGCCGCGGTATTCCCCGGATCGTGCGTTATGGCACTACGGATGCAGATATAAAAGGTAATGCCACAGGCAATGGTGGTTTTCTTACGGTTGAACTGGAGCAACCGTTCACTGCCCCTATTAACACCCAGCTGGTGGGTGATTACAACCTGCCCAATGTTCTGGCAGCGGTAGCAGTAGGAGCGCATTTTGATGTACCGCCGGACAAGATCAGAAAAGCGATTGAACACTATACGCCTTCCAACAGTCGCAGCCAGCTGATGGAAAAAGGCAGCAATAAGATCATACTGGATGCTTACAATGCTAACCCCAGCAGTATGAAGCTGGCCATTGAGAACCTCGCCAAAATGGAAGGGGAGAAAAAAATACTGATGCTGGGTGCCATGGCGGAAATGGGAGCCGCCACGGAGACAGAGCACCGGCATATTGTGCAGCTGATCGAACAACACGCCTGGAATGATGTGATCCTGGTGGGGAAACCCTTTGAACGCTATAAGGAGCAGTTCCGTTATTTTGAAACTTCCGGTGAAGCGGCCGAGTGGGTACGGGAACATAAACCAGAAAATGCTTTGCTGCTGGTTAAGGGAAGCCGGAGCTCACAGATGGAGAAGGTGGTGGAAGGGATGTGA
- a CDS encoding DUF983 domain-containing protein → MEPEKSSRGYLATVFGCYCPRCREGKLFEKPFALRLKGVLKMNRYCPVCGQATEIEVGFYYGTGYVSYFIAVFLTVFSAVLWWLIIGFSTSDNRFIYWLIFNSVALICLQPWLMRFSRSLWLSWFVKYDPDWRHTKPDDVSERMNEEQGNNW, encoded by the coding sequence ATGGAGCCGGAAAAAAGCAGCAGGGGCTACCTGGCAACAGTATTCGGGTGCTATTGTCCGCGCTGCCGGGAGGGGAAGTTGTTTGAAAAGCCTTTTGCCCTCCGGTTAAAGGGCGTGCTGAAGATGAACAGGTATTGTCCTGTATGCGGCCAGGCGACAGAAATAGAAGTGGGCTTTTATTACGGAACAGGCTATGTGAGTTATTTTATAGCGGTTTTCCTTACGGTGTTCAGCGCGGTACTCTGGTGGCTGATCATCGGTTTTTCCACCAGTGACAACCGGTTTATTTACTGGCTTATATTTAATTCTGTTGCCCTTATTTGCCTGCAACCCTGGCTGATGCGCTTTTCCCGAAGCCTGTGGCTGTCGTGGTTCGTGAAATATGATCCCGACTGGCGCCACACAAAACCTGATGATGTTTCAGAACGCATGAATGAGGAACAGGGGAATAATTGGTGA
- a CDS encoding trimeric intracellular cation channel family protein: MFSNTSEVIEILGTIAFAISGTFSAMQRKLDVFGVLIIAFVTSVGGGTIRDLLIGDTPVAWMRDVQVCLVILVTSIAAIIFKTYIRKLKVTLFLFDSLGLGLFTVVGLQKGINFGLNPGICIALGTITGCFGGIIRDILLNTIPLIFRREIYATVCIFGGVVYLLLLHFNVNTDISKFIVIAIIVATRIIVVQHRLSFPRMRY; the protein is encoded by the coding sequence ATGTTCTCCAATACCTCGGAAGTCATAGAAATACTGGGAACCATTGCTTTTGCCATATCCGGAACTTTTTCTGCGATGCAGCGAAAGCTGGATGTATTCGGGGTGCTGATCATTGCTTTTGTAACATCGGTAGGGGGTGGCACCATCCGCGACCTGCTGATCGGGGATACGCCGGTGGCCTGGATGCGGGACGTACAGGTATGCCTGGTGATCCTGGTGACATCCATTGCTGCCATTATTTTTAAGACCTATATCCGCAAGCTGAAAGTGACCCTTTTCCTGTTCGACAGCCTGGGCCTTGGATTGTTTACAGTAGTAGGCTTGCAAAAAGGGATCAACTTCGGGCTGAACCCGGGCATCTGTATTGCACTGGGCACTATTACCGGCTGCTTTGGAGGTATTATCCGGGACATACTTTTAAACACGATCCCGCTGATCTTCCGGAGAGAGATCTACGCTACGGTCTGCATCTTTGGCGGGGTTGTTTACCTACTGTTGCTGCACTTTAATGTAAATACGGATATCAGTAAGTTTATCGTAATAGCAATCATTGTTGCCACCAGGATCATTGTGGTACAGCACCGCCTGTCCTTCCCGCGGATGCGCTACTGA
- a CDS encoding CDP-alcohol phosphatidyltransferase family protein has protein sequence MEKIKKSIPFALILFRLLLAPVMLLWTLQTHKSGWFLVVCLWAGLLSDIFDGIIARHLGVADNRLRKWDAWVDIVFWLTAGCCIWILNGGLFQDHVAWIVLLFILEPVSDLINYFKFRKSGCAHNWLSKLWGLVLLVTFTLFLAGKTPLVWFRVCLVLGVVSQLDRIIISSLLPRPECDIPSCYHAWLRKKGKPFKRYKLFN, from the coding sequence ATGGAAAAAATAAAAAAGTCGATCCCCTTTGCGTTGATCCTGTTCCGGCTGCTGCTGGCGCCCGTAATGCTTTTATGGACCCTGCAAACCCATAAAAGCGGCTGGTTCCTGGTGGTCTGTCTTTGGGCAGGCCTGCTTTCCGATATTTTTGACGGCATCATTGCCCGGCACCTGGGCGTTGCCGACAACCGGTTACGAAAATGGGACGCCTGGGTGGATATCGTTTTCTGGCTGACGGCCGGATGCTGTATCTGGATCCTCAACGGGGGTCTGTTTCAGGATCATGTTGCCTGGATCGTGCTGCTTTTCATTCTGGAACCCGTCTCCGATCTTATCAATTATTTTAAGTTCCGGAAAAGCGGCTGTGCCCACAACTGGCTTTCCAAATTATGGGGACTGGTGCTGCTGGTAACCTTTACGCTTTTCCTGGCGGGAAAAACGCCCCTCGTCTGGTTCCGGGTTTGCCTGGTGCTGGGTGTGGTTTCGCAGCTGGACCGGATCATTATTTCCTCCCTGCTTCCCCGTCCGGAATGTGATATCCCTTCCTGCTACCATGCATGGCTGCGAAAAAAAGGAAAGCCCTTTAAGCGCTACAAACTCTTCAATTAG
- a CDS encoding MFS transporter yields the protein MSAQQLLKNNKKTINAWCWYDWANSSYSLVITSALFPAYFLSLSLLSDKKLWWQQMGNSVLYAYIYSFSSLLIMLLSPLLGALADNSGRKRFFMSGCSFIGAVSCMLLFFSSAEQMALTCILFMVSSICYSLGVVFYNAFIPEIATPDRYDAISARGFAWGYAGGMLALILNLLVIRFAGPLGFNAEQIRQQVPVRLSFVIIGLWWLVFAAYSINRLPRDQRRSNRGNEVLVHAYKQIIEALRLAGRNKRISIFLLAFFFYDMGVTTIMGMSSVFAVKTLHIGTTELIGVILTLQFLAILGSYLFVLLSKKAGTITAIKTGVLLWILICFIACGVRNTGQFYIMAVLTGLVMGGTQALSRSTFAGLIQDEQDKYATYFSLYDVLDKLGVVIGTFLFGWMEWATGSMRASVALLSIFFAIGFIFLQLMTRSWKK from the coding sequence ATGAGCGCACAACAGCTATTAAAGAATAATAAAAAAACCATCAATGCCTGGTGCTGGTACGACTGGGCCAATTCGAGCTATTCCCTGGTCATTACCTCCGCCCTGTTTCCTGCTTATTTTCTCAGTCTTTCGTTATTGAGTGATAAAAAGCTGTGGTGGCAGCAAATGGGCAATTCTGTATTGTATGCATATATCTATTCCTTTTCTTCTTTACTGATCATGCTGCTGAGCCCCTTACTGGGAGCGCTTGCAGACAATTCCGGCCGCAAACGCTTTTTTATGAGTGGCTGTTCTTTTATTGGCGCCGTCAGTTGTATGCTGTTGTTCTTTTCCTCCGCCGAACAGATGGCACTTACCTGCATTTTATTTATGGTGTCCAGTATTTGTTACAGTCTGGGTGTGGTGTTTTATAATGCCTTTATCCCCGAAATTGCCACGCCTGATCGTTATGATGCCATTAGTGCCAGGGGATTTGCCTGGGGATATGCCGGTGGAATGCTTGCCCTGATCCTCAATTTGCTCGTGATCCGTTTTGCCGGCCCGCTCGGTTTCAATGCCGAACAGATAAGGCAGCAGGTGCCGGTACGGCTCTCATTTGTAATTATAGGGCTGTGGTGGCTCGTATTTGCAGCTTATTCTATAAACCGGTTGCCGCGGGACCAGAGGCGCAGTAACCGCGGCAATGAGGTGCTGGTGCATGCCTATAAACAGATCATTGAAGCCCTGCGGCTTGCCGGAAGAAATAAGCGGATCTCGATATTTCTTCTCGCTTTCTTTTTTTATGATATGGGCGTAACCACCATCATGGGCATGTCCAGTGTTTTTGCAGTCAAAACCCTGCATATCGGCACCACGGAGCTCATTGGCGTCATACTTACGCTCCAATTCCTGGCCATACTGGGCTCCTACCTGTTCGTACTCCTTTCAAAAAAGGCAGGTACCATCACGGCCATAAAAACGGGTGTTCTGCTCTGGATCCTGATCTGTTTTATCGCCTGCGGGGTGCGGAATACCGGGCAGTTCTATATTATGGCCGTGTTAACAGGACTGGTAATGGGCGGTACCCAGGCCCTGTCGCGCTCCACATTTGCGGGATTGATACAGGACGAACAGGATAAATACGCTACGTATTTCAGTCTGTATGACGTACTGGACAAGCTGGGCGTTGTTATTGGCACCTTCCTCTTTGGATGGATGGAATGGGCCACCGGCTCCATGCGCGCCAGCGTAGCCCTGCTGAGTATTTTTTTTGCAATCGGTTTTATTTTTTTACAGTTAATGACCCGATCATGGAAAAAATAA
- a CDS encoding succinate dehydrogenase/fumarate reductase iron-sulfur subunit, with protein sequence MEHYNMNLTLKVWKQKNAESGGKFETYKVSNISSEMSFLELFDVLNEQLIREGKEPIAFDHDCREGICGMCSMYINGRPHGPWHGTTTCQLHMRAFKDGDTIVVEPWRAKAFPVVKDLIVDRGAFDRIIQAGGYISVNTGNAQDGNAIPIPKENADKAFAAAACIGCGACVAACKNSSALLFLSAKVSHLALLPQGEAEKKDRALNMIAQMDKEGFGACTNTGACEAVCPKEIEITNIARLNREYLAAGWASDTKKH encoded by the coding sequence ATGGAACATTACAATATGAACCTCACTTTGAAGGTATGGAAACAGAAAAACGCCGAATCCGGCGGGAAGTTCGAGACCTACAAAGTATCCAATATCTCATCGGAAATGTCTTTCCTGGAGCTATTTGATGTATTGAACGAGCAACTGATCCGTGAAGGAAAAGAACCCATCGCCTTTGACCATGATTGTCGCGAAGGTATCTGTGGCATGTGCTCCATGTACATCAACGGCCGCCCGCATGGTCCCTGGCACGGCACCACTACCTGTCAGCTGCATATGCGCGCTTTTAAAGATGGTGACACCATTGTGGTTGAACCCTGGAGGGCAAAAGCATTCCCTGTGGTAAAAGACCTGATCGTGGACCGCGGCGCCTTTGACCGTATCATCCAGGCCGGGGGTTATATCTCCGTAAATACGGGCAACGCCCAGGATGGTAACGCCATTCCCATTCCGAAAGAAAATGCGGATAAGGCGTTTGCCGCCGCTGCCTGCATCGGTTGCGGTGCCTGCGTGGCCGCCTGCAAAAATTCATCAGCACTCCTGTTCCTTTCCGCCAAGGTATCGCACCTGGCGCTGTTGCCGCAGGGCGAAGCAGAAAAAAAGGACCGTGCACTGAACATGATCGCCCAGATGGACAAGGAAGGATTTGGCGCCTGTACCAATACCGGTGCCTGCGAAGCTGTTTGTCCAAAAGAGATCGAGATCACCAATATCGCCCGCCTGAACCGGGAATACCTGGCCGCCGGATGGGCCTCCGACACAAAAAAGCATTAG